One segment of Choristoneura fumiferana chromosome 26, NRCan_CFum_1, whole genome shotgun sequence DNA contains the following:
- the LOC141443060 gene encoding uncharacterized protein — translation MPVTRSTGRGRATASTEPTTTDEATPTATTTTRTSTTTGTTQDTGATQEQLTSSAQGTPDSRPPAPPPSKSIRTTSSRRALRLAKAREEALRVKLELAQARVAAIEAEDSDDEEATVLSTYEQRVDDWFDANQRLAIADVPHNPEQEPQQHTTPEGRERTVIENNPVIAATGFAAPLPPPPPPPPPSPPPLARALGTGPVPPLHAGEKALATHTRSVEISELAAAIAAAARGGHRDLRHHIELPIFNGAYQEWLSFRAAFNESAPSYNEADNVARLRKSLKGKAKEAVDNLLIFNARSSEIMRTLESRFGRPDTIALAELERLRAMPRLSDAPRDICSFACRVANAMATLRALGRSHYLHSPETTRSMLDKLPPTLKYRWFDYAASVAHTDEPDLLKLSTFLQREADYCAPYAQPENIETAGATQPPKRTHRAFATTTKPQKPTAKCACCNADSHNVAACPKFLQEETNERWKLARSLRLCFRCLRHRNKTHFCKRVKCERDGCEYSHHKLLHGEKEDKKIDEAANETVASTWMTKHARAYLKIVPVEISGPAGVAHTHALLDDGSTITLIDEQLARQVGINGPKENLKIEAIADTKIATANSRRVKLGVRGTGERFEIHARTIQELHISPQSVNNEDVSKCEHLQDIQQHLRYQSARPRVLIGQDNWHLLIASEVRRGRRHQPVASLTPLGWALHGAHTRTLGRQTHSTYHVCVQNDDEDMNQQLSKYFALENLLVEAKRPQSDPEERALAALEGNIVKRSDGHYEAPLLWTSEDAKLPDNYDNALRRLVGVEKKLDNNPVLKQRYNQEMNALLTKGYAEPAPPHRAPRVWYLPHFAVLNPAKPDKVRIVHDAAAKTRGVSLNDRLLTGPDLLQPLPGVLMRFRQHPVAVAADIREMFMQVKIKPEDRDTLRYLWRGDRRDDAPPDEYRMTSLVFGATCSPSIAIFVKNKNAEQYQTTHPEAAEAIVKNHYVDDYLKSFENVADAIRISRDVRHIHNQAHYELRQWASNSEEVIENIAEKPARHATVDLNNATERVLGQTWKPSTDEIAFNLDLTRLPPDALDNAEPTKREVLKTMMSVFDPLGLATPVTVIPKKILQEVWRRGTGWDEKLDADLAQRWAEWTRNLKALREVTIPRCYPGYTRAIRRELHVFVDASETAYTCALYWRATTTDGAVRVTLVAAKAKVAPLKLTSIPRLELQAAVLGAKMAAAVVEEHDHKPDSKTFWTDSRTVLAWLRTGARSYRPFVAHRIAAIEEHTAINEWRWVPTKQNVADEATREAPQDFDSRHRWFTGPDFLYDDYSTWPTESPQQRSADITATGEERVHIVIDAERTPYSWLPLAERFSRWEKMLRAIARALQFTDLCRPHRARSHYKRTAPNKRNDADWTARPRRDAPTTTKKSERKQDSYVPLDAKYLLEAEKLVVRAVQHESFYEEIRNLKKNQAPSLQSRLRPLSVELVNGVIVIKTRINAASDITEAQRRPPVLDANHPAVKLYIDFVHRQLAHSGVESTINECKQHYAILRLRPVARMTLHRCLPCRIRRQAPPVPPTGDHPRSRLAHHKRPFTYTGLDYFGPLTVTVGRSTHKRYVALFTCLTVRAIHLEVVPNLSGDSAVMALRRMIARRGCPTELWSDNGTNFHAADRELREAFQQATREEATQRQITWRFIPAGAPFMGGAWERLVATTKTALRAVLQERRPSDETLATLLAEAEYTVNSRPLTHVAVDPDEPEAITPNHFLLGGSARVPTPGAFDDSELIGRATWKTSQRLADHFWSRWLREYLPTLQYRREPHGRGAPIAVDDIVLVVDGTLPRNTWPRGRVIATYPGPDGVTRAVDVQTKGGVLRRPTKKLVILPTQPDVLHDGLSATLARAIARREHVPDDSVSKCTRTE, via the exons ATGCCAGTGACTAGGTCAACGGGGAGAGGCCGCGCAACAGCGTCAACTGAGCCCACGACTACCGACGAAGCCACGCCCACTGCAACCACAACGACGCGCACGTCGACGACAACGGGTACAACGCAGGACACGGGCGCGACACAAGAGCAACTCACGTCGTCAGCGCAGGGGACGCCGGATTCCCGCCCCCCCGCACCGCCGCCATCGAAGTCCATCCGAACAACATCGAGCCGCCGTGCGCTACGATTAGCAAAGGCGCGAGAAGAAGCACTGCGAGTCAAATTGGAGTTAGCGCAAGCGCGCGTCGCCGCTATCGAGGCCGAAGACAGCGACGACGAAGAAGCTACGGTCCTATCAACGTACGAGCAACGGGTTGACGACTGGTTCGATGCCAACCAGAGGCTAGCCATCGCCGACGTGCCTCACAACCCGGAACAAGAACCGCAGCAACACACGACTCCAGAGGGAAGGGAACGCACCGTCATCGAGAACAATCCGGTTATCGCCGCCACCGGGTTTGCCGCCCCCctcccgccgccgccgccgccgccgccgccgtcgccgccACCGCTGGCGCGCGCGTTGGGAACGGGGCCCGTGCCCCCCCTACATG CCGGAGAAAAAGCACTCGCGACACATACAAGAAGTGTCGAAATATCGGAGCTCGCCGCCGCCATCGCCGCTGCAGCGCGAGGCGGTCATAGAGATTTACGACATCACATCGAGCTACCAATATTCAACGGAGCCTATCAAGAATGGCTTTCGTTCCGAGCCGCTTTCAACGAATCCGCGCCGAGCTACAACGAAGCAGACAACGTCGCAAGATTGAGGAAGAGTTTGAAAGGGAAGGCGAAAGAAGCGGTGGACAACCTGCTTATATTCAACGCACGCTCGAGCGAAATAATGAGGACACTCGAGTCTCGCTTCGGCCGCCCGGACACCATCGCGCTCGCGGAACTAGAGCGCCTACGCGCTATGCCGCGACTCTCCGACGCACCACGTGACATCTGCAGCTTCGCCTGCCGCGTAGCCAATGCCATGGCTACACTGAGGGCTCTCGGACGCTCACATTACCTGCACAGCCCCGAAACAACAAGATCGATGCTGGACAAGCTGCCGCCAACACTGAAGTACCGATGGTTCGACTACGCCGCGTCCGTAGCTCACACCGACGAACCGGACCTACTGAAGCTGTCCACATTTCTCCAGCGGGAGGCCGATTACTGCGCGCCGTACGCCCAGCCTGAGAACATCGAAACCGCGGGGGCAACGCAGCCGCCGAAGAGGACCCACCGAGCTTTCGCCACAACAACGAAGCCGCAGAAGCCGACGGCGAAATGTGCATGCTGCAACGCCGACAGTCACAACGTCGCCGCGTGCCCGAAGTTTCTACAAGAGGAAACTAACGAGAGATGGAAACTCGCGCGAAGCCTACGACTCTGTTTCCGGTGCCTACGCCACAGAAACAAGACACACTTCTGCAAACGAGTGAAGTGCGAGCGAGATGGCTGCGAGTACTCCCACCACAAACTACTTCACGGCGAAAAGGAAGACAAGAAAATCGACGAAGCGGCAAACGAGACGGTAGCGTCGACATGGATGACGAAACACGCACGAGCCTACCTAAAGATCGTTCCAGTCGAGATATCCGGACCGGCGGGAGTGGCGCACACTCACGCATTACTCGACGACGGATCGACCATCACGCTCATCGACGAGCAACTGGCCCGCCAAGTGGGCATCAACGGACCTAAGGAAAACCTGAAAATCGAAGCGATAGCAGATACGAAGATCGCGACAGCAAACTCGCGTCGGGTCAAGCTCGGAGTGCGCGGCACCGGCGAACGGTTCGAGATACACGCGCGCACGATCCAAGAGCTACATATATCGCCGCAGTCCGTGAACAACGAAGACGTCAGTAAATGTGAACATCTACAAGACATACAGCAGCATCTCAGATACCAGTCAGCCAGACCCAGGGTGCTCATCGGCCAGGACAACTGGCACCTCCTCATCGCAAGCGAAGTCCGTCGCGGTCGGCGACACCAGCCAGTGGCATCACTCACGCCACTCGGCTGGGCGTTGCACGGCGCGCACACGCGCACGCTCGGACGGCAGACGCACTCCACCTACCACGTGTGTGTTCAAAACGACGACGAGGACATGAACCAACAGCTGAGCAAATACTTCGCCTTAGAGAATCTTCTCGTCGAGGCCAAACGCCCGCAGTCAGACCCAGAAGAGCGGGCGCTCGCCGCActtgaaggaaacatcgtgaagaGAAGCGACGGTCACTACGAGGCCCCACTCCTATGGACGAGCGAAGACGCGAAGCTGCCGGACAATTACGACAACGCCCTACGACGATTGGTCGGCGTCGAGAAGAAACTCGACAACAATCCAGTACTGAAACAACGGTACAATCAAGAGATGAACGCGCTACTGACGAAAGGCTACGCCGAGCCTGCACCGCCACACCGAGCACCTAGGGTGTGGTACCTTCCACACTTCGCCGTACTCAACCCAGCGAAGCCCGACAAAGTGAGGATCGTCCATGACGCCGCTGCCAAAACACGAGGCGTATCCCTAAACGACCGCCTGCTTACTGGGCCCGATTTGCTGCAACCGCTGCCCGGCGTGTTAATGAGGTTCCGCCAACACCCAGTCGCCGTGGCCGCCGATATACGCGAGATGTTTATGCAAGTAAAAATCAAGCCAGAAGATAGAGACACGCTGCGGTACCTGTGGCGCGGCGACCGACGCGACGACGCTCCGCCGGACGAATACAGAATGACGTCACTCGTTTTTGGCGCCACGTGCTCACCCTCCATCGCAATCTTCGTGAAAAACAAGAACGCCGAGCAGTATCAAACTACGCACCCGGAGGCGGCGGAAGCAATCGTCAAGAACCACTACGTCGACGACTACCTCAAGAGCTTCGAAAATGTAGCAGACGCCATCAGGATCTCGCGCGACGTCCGACACATACATAACCAGGCGCACTACGAACTACGGCAGTGGGCGTCAAACTCGGAAGAGGTGATAGAAAACATCGCGGAGAAACCTGCACGTCACGCGACCGTCGACTTGAACAACGCCACTGAACGCGTACTGGGGCAAACCTGGAAGCCGTCGACGGATGAGATCGCATTCAACCTGGACCTCACGCGATTGCCACCCGACGCGCTCGACAACGCGGAGCCAACGAAGCGCGAAGTCTTGAAAACAATGATGTCGGTATTCGACCCGCTCGGCCTCGCGACACCCGTCACCGTTATACCGAAGAAAATACTACAAGAAGTATGGCGCCGCGGGACCGGATGGGACGAGAAACTGGATGCCGATCTAGCCCAACGATGGGCAGAGTGGACAAGAAATTTGAAGGCGCTACGCGAAGTGACGATCCCACGATGCTATCCCGGTTACACAAGAGCGATCCGACGCGAACTTCACGTATTCGTCGACGCGAGCGAGACAGCATACACGTGCGCACTCTACTGGCGCGCGACCACGACGGACGGAGCTGTACGCGTAACGCTGGTGGCGGCGAAAGCCAAAGTCGCGCCACTGAAGTTGACATCGATCCCGCGCCTAGAATTACAAGCCGCAGTGCTGGGAGCCAAGATGGCAGCCGCCGTCGTCGAAGAACACGATCACAAACCCGACTCGAAGACGTTCTGGACAGACAGCCGCACCGTGCTCGCGTGGCTCCGGACGGGCGCACGATCTTATCGCCCATTTGTCGCGCATCGCATCGCCGCCATCGAGGAACACACAGCGATCAACGAATGGCGATGGGTGCCGACCAAACAGAACGTCGCCGACGAGGCAACCAGGGAGGCGCCGCAAGATTTCGACAGCCGTCATCGGTGGTTCACCGGGCCAGACTTTCTCTACGACGACTACTCAACATGGCCGACGGAGTCGCCGCAACAGCGCAGTGCGGACATCACAGCGACGGGCGAAGAGCGAGTACACATCGTGATAGACGCCGAGAGAACGCCTTATTCGTGGCTCCCCCTAGCCGAACGTTTCTCGAGATGGGAGAAAATGTTACGCGCCATCGCGCGCGCGCTCCAGTTCACTGACCTCTGCCGACCCCACCGGGCGAGGTCACATTATAAACGCACGGCGCCGAACAAACGCAACGACGCTGATTGGACGGCCCGGCCGAGGCGCGACGCTCCAACAACTACAAAGAAGAGTGAACGTAAACAAGACAGCTACGTACCTCTCGACGCGAAGTACCTACTCGAAGCGGAGAAACTCGTCGTGCGCGCCGTACAACACGAATCATTTTACGAAGAAATAAGgaatttaaagaaaaatcaaGCGCCATCGCTACAAAGCCGACTGCGACCCCTGTCAGTGGAACTGGTCAACGGTGTCATCGTCATCAAAACGAGAATCAACGCCGCGAGCGACATCACCGAAGCACAGAGGAGGCCACCCGTGCTCGACGCCAACCACCCGGCGGTCAAGCTGTATATCGATTTTGTACATCGACAATTGGCGCATAGCGGCGTCGAATCCACCATCAATGAGTGCAAACAGCACTACGCCATCCTGCGGCTACGTCCAGTCGCGAGGATGACCCTCCACCGTTGCCTACCGTGTCGCATACGCAGACAAGCGCCGCCGGTCCCGCCCACTGGAGACCATCCACGAAGTCGTTTAGCGCACCACAAGCGCCCGTTCACATACACGGGCCTCGACTACTTCGGGCCCCTGACTGTCACCGTCGGCCGCAGCACCCACAAACGCTACGTGGCGCTGTTCACCTGCCTCACCGTACGCGCCATCCACCTGGAGGTGGTACCCAACCTCAGCGGGGACTCGGCGGTCATGGCACTCAGGCGTATGATCGCACGCCGCGGCTGCCCAACCGAGCTGTGGTCCGACAACGGGACCAACTTCCACGCCGCAGACAGGGAGCTTCGCGAAGCCTTCCAGCAAGCCACCCGCGAAGAAGCAACTCAGCGCCAAATCACCTGGCGTTTCATCCCAGCGGGCGCCCCATTTATGGGGGGGGCGTGGGAGCGACTGGTAGCCACCACCAAGACAGCGCTGCGCGCCGTGCTTCAAGAACGACGCCCGAGCGACGAGACCCTCGCCACTCTACTCGCCGAGGCAGAGTACACCGTGAACAGTCGACCACTCACCCACGTAGCCGTCGACCCCGACGAACCGGAAGCGATAACCCCGAACCATTTCCTCCTCGGGGGCTCCGCGCGCGTGCCTACACCGGGCGCCTTTGATGACTCCGAGCTCATCGGCCGTGCCACGTGGAAGACCAGCCAGCGCCTCGCCGACCACTTCTGGAGTCGGTGGCTCCGCGAATACTTGCCCACGCTTCAATACCGGCGGGAGCCCCACGGACGCGGCGCCCCGATCGCAGTCGACGACATCGTCCTCGTTGTGGACGGCACGCTGCCACGCAACACATGGCCGCGGGGACGCGTGATCGCCACCTACCCGGGACCGGACGGCGTGACCAGAGCAGTCGACGTGCAGACGAAGGGCGGAGTCCTGAGAAGGCCTACCAAGAAGCTGGTGATCCTGCCGACGCAGCCAGACGTCCTACACGACGGGCTTTCTGCAACGCTCGCCCGAGCGATTGCACGGCGGGAGCATGTTCCGGACGACAGTGTTAGCAAGTGCACGCGCACTGAATAG
- the LOC141442653 gene encoding phenoloxidase-activating factor 2-like gives MCLHALQAAKPKRRVMLHSTQFCAGGDAGEDTCIGDGGSPLVCRIQGNATQAQWAVFGLAAWGAGCGVDGVPAVYVDVAKFYSWITSKLSPRMPESRSQVYCDVVIPTCSGKMCQNAAPISELKKTTVTSLRTTLKIQQYLELGHVHSTGTGSENLISRLWNMTGTGIPGSPGSL, from the exons ATGTGTCTCCACGCACTGCAAGCGGCGAAGCCGAAGCGCCGCGTCATGCTGCACTCGACGCAGTTCTGCGCGGGCGGTGACGCCGGCGAAGACACCTGCATCGGCGACGGCGGCTCGCCACTCGTCTGCCGCATACAA GGTAATGCGACGCAGGCGCAGTGGGCAGTCTTCGGTCTGGCGGCGTGGGGCGCCGGCTGCGGCGTCGACGGCGTGCCCGCTGTCTACGTCGACGTCGCAAAGTTCTACTCCTGGATTACATCCAAGCTGTCACCTCGG ATGCCTGAAAGCAGGTCTCAGGTGTACTGTGATGTGGTAATACCTACCTGCTCAGGGAAAATGTGCCAGAACGCCGCTCCTATCAGCGAATTGAAGAAGACGACAGTGACAAGCCTCAGGACAACCCTAAAGATCCAACAATACTTAGAGTTAGGGCATGTACATAGTACCGGGACCGGTTCCGAAAATTTGATTTCCCGGTTATGGAACATGACCGGTACCGGGATTCCCGGTTCTCCCGGTTCTTTGTGA